In one Brassica oleracea var. oleracea cultivar TO1000 chromosome C9, BOL, whole genome shotgun sequence genomic region, the following are encoded:
- the LOC106315995 gene encoding transcription factor bHLH157 isoform X2 — MMDMEVKQILKSLCFSYGWSYAVFWRSDPINPMLLRVEEAHNDEQSAALVDDMILQIHVLGQGIVGEAALTGNHQWLFSDTLFQCEHEFQNQFLSGFKSIAIIPVGSSGVVQLGSTQKIVESREMLEETERALQEKHSLKVKDQSVDLDTLFESLIPLVDCEIVPESFQGLSFDDIFIEEDTNPPSFLFDKPASEASSKPSSSDINGDDDSVFDILNSYSLDDLYQLLADDSPEQNCSSEGDQDCSIVIQGNDKDILGIHSYDSGFGAKPPQKGQLFSELISTSLSNSTSCLTNVQQEDSYCGLNQSKRRKLESSTISSFFFPQAETLTLLNPPLWIDEDVAGNWKKPQEEGVKKKKRAKAGESRKPRPKDRQMIQDRIKELRGMIPNGAKCSIDTLLDLTIRHMVFMQSIAKYADKLKQPYFAKLVKEKERTWALEVGDDDESVVCPIIVEDLKPQGQMQIEMVCQENGDEFLEIAHVVRGLGLNILKGVMETRQGRIWAHLIVEAKPHITRLQLFYSLVHLFQQQNPPHSSFDHQT; from the exons ATGATGGATATGGAGGTTAAGCAGATATTGAAGAGTCTATGTTTCAGCTATGGATGGTCTTATGCTGTCTTTTGGCGCTCTGACCCCATTAACCCCAT GTTACTGAGAGTTGAAGAAGCACACAATGATGAACAATCAGCCGCACTCGTTGATGATATGATTCTTCAGATTCATGTCTTAGGCCAAGG CATCGTGGGGGAAGCTGCTTTAACCGGAAACCACCAATGGCTGTTCTCAGACACACTGTTTCAG TGTGAGCATGAGTTTCAGAATCAGTTTCTATCTGGCTTTAAG AGTATCGCAATCATTCCAGTAGGATCAAGCGGCGTTGTTCAGTTAGGGTCTACTCAAAAG ATTGTTGAGAGCCGAGAGATGTTGGAAGAAACAGAAAGAGCTCTGCAGGAGAAGCATTCTTTGAAAGTAAAGGATCAGTCGGTGGATCTTGATACTTTGTTTGAGTCTCTAATTCCACTGGTAGACTGTGAGATTGTCCCTGAATCTTTTCAAGGACTCAGCTTCGATGACATCTTCATCGAAGAAGACACTAATCCTCCTTCTTTTCTCTTCGATAAACCAGCCTCTGAAGCATCCTCAAAACCTTCTTCTTCAGACATTAATGGAGATGATGATTCTGTGTTCGACATTCTCAACTCTTACTCTTTGGACGATCTGTACCAACTGCTGGCTGATGATTCACCGGAACAGAATTGCTCATCAGAAGGTGATCAGGACTGCTCCATTGTGATCCAAGGAAACGACAAGGACATTTTGGGGATCCATTCCTATGATTCTGGATTTGGTGCAAAGCCTCCGCAGAAAGGACAGTTATTCTCTGAGCTCATAAGCACTAGCCTTAGCAACAGCACTAGTTGTCTCACAAATGTGCAACAAGAAGACTCTTATTGTGGCCTGAATCAGAGCAAAAGACGGAAACTAGAATCATCAACAATCTCAAGCTTCTTCTTTCCGCAGGCAGAGACACTAACACTTCTTAATCCTCCCCTGTGGATTGATGAAGACGTTGCAGGGAATTGGAAGAAACCTCAAGAAGAAGGAGTGAAGAAGAAGAAAAGAGCAAAGGCAGGAGAAAGCAGGAAACCGAGGCCTAAAGACAGGCAGATGATACAAGACCGTATCAAGGAGCTACGAGGGATGATTCCAAATGGAGCAAAG TGTAGCATTGATACGTTGCTTGATCTGACGATAAGACACATGGTGTTCATGCAAAGCATCGCCAAGTACGCTGACAAACTCAAACAACCATACTTTGCCAAG CTGGTGAAGGAGAAGGAGAGAACATGGGCGTTGGAAGTTGGGGATGATGATGAGTCGGTGGTATGTCCGATCATCGTGGAGGATTTGAAGCCGCAAGGACAAATGCAGATAGAGATGGTGTGCCAGGAAAATGGGGATGAGTTTCTTGAGATTGCACATGTGGTGAGAGGTCTAGGTTTGAACATTTTGAAAGGAGTCATGGAAACGAGACAGGGAAGGATATGGGCACACTTGATCGTCGAG GCAAAGCCACACATCACTAGGCTTCAACTCTTCTACTCACTTGTTCACCTCTTTCAACAACAAAATCCACCACACTCCTCCTTTGACCACCAAACATGA
- the LOC106315995 gene encoding transcription factor bHLH157 isoform X1, with translation MMDMEVKQILKSLCFSYGWSYAVFWRSDPINPMLLRVEEAHNDEQSAALVDDMILQIHVLGQGIVGEAALTGNHQWLFSDTLFQCEHEFQNQFLSGFKSIAIIPVGSSGVVQLGSTQKIVESREMLEETERALQEKHSLKVKDQSVDLDTLFESLIPLVDCEIVPESFQGLSFDDIFIEEDTNPPSFLFDKPASEASSKPSSSDINGDDDSVFDILNSYSLDDLYQLLADDSPEQNCSSEGDQDCSIVIQGNDKDILGIHSYDSGFGAKPPQKGQLFSELISTSLSNSTSCLTNVQQEDSYCGLNQSKRRKLESSTISSFFFPQAETLTLLNPPLWIDEDVAGNWKKPQEEGVKKKKRAKAGESRKPRPKDRQMIQDRIKELRGMIPNGAKCSIDTLLDLTIRHMVFMQSIAKYADKLKQPYFAKLVKEKERTWALEVEDDDESVVCPIIVEDLKPQGQMQIEMVCQENGDEFLEIAHVVRGLGLNILKGVMETRQGRIWAHLIVEAKPHITRLQLFYSLVHLFQQQNPPHSSFDHQT, from the exons ATGATGGATATGGAGGTTAAGCAGATATTGAAGAGTCTATGTTTCAGCTATGGATGGTCTTATGCTGTCTTTTGGCGCTCTGACCCCATTAACCCCAT GTTACTGAGAGTTGAAGAAGCACACAATGATGAACAATCAGCCGCACTCGTTGATGATATGATTCTTCAGATTCATGTCTTAGGCCAAGG CATCGTGGGGGAAGCTGCTTTAACCGGAAACCACCAATGGCTGTTCTCAGACACACTGTTTCAG TGTGAGCATGAGTTTCAGAATCAGTTTCTATCTGGCTTTAAG AGTATCGCAATCATTCCAGTAGGATCAAGCGGCGTTGTTCAGTTAGGGTCTACTCAAAAG ATTGTTGAGAGCCGAGAGATGTTGGAAGAAACAGAAAGAGCTCTGCAGGAGAAGCATTCTTTGAAAGTAAAGGATCAGTCGGTGGATCTTGATACTTTGTTTGAGTCTCTAATTCCACTGGTAGACTGTGAGATTGTCCCTGAATCTTTTCAAGGACTCAGCTTCGATGACATCTTCATCGAAGAAGACACTAATCCTCCTTCTTTTCTCTTCGATAAACCAGCCTCTGAAGCATCCTCAAAACCTTCTTCTTCAGACATTAATGGAGATGATGATTCTGTGTTCGACATTCTCAACTCTTACTCTTTGGACGATCTGTACCAACTGCTGGCTGATGATTCACCGGAACAGAATTGCTCATCAGAAGGTGATCAGGACTGCTCCATTGTGATCCAAGGAAACGACAAGGACATTTTGGGGATCCATTCCTATGATTCTGGATTTGGTGCAAAGCCTCCGCAGAAAGGACAGTTATTCTCTGAGCTCATAAGCACTAGCCTTAGCAACAGCACTAGTTGTCTCACAAATGTGCAACAAGAAGACTCTTATTGTGGCCTGAATCAGAGCAAAAGACGGAAACTAGAATCATCAACAATCTCAAGCTTCTTCTTTCCGCAGGCAGAGACACTAACACTTCTTAATCCTCCCCTGTGGATTGATGAAGACGTTGCAGGGAATTGGAAGAAACCTCAAGAAGAAGGAGTGAAGAAGAAGAAAAGAGCAAAGGCAGGAGAAAGCAGGAAACCGAGGCCTAAAGACAGGCAGATGATACAAGACCGTATCAAGGAGCTACGAGGGATGATTCCAAATGGAGCAAAG TGTAGCATTGATACGTTGCTTGATCTGACGATAAGACACATGGTGTTCATGCAAAGCATCGCCAAGTACGCTGACAAACTCAAACAACCATACTTTGCCAAG CTGGTGAAAGAGAAGGAGAGAACATGGGCGTTGGAAGTTGAAGATGATGATGAGTCGGTGGTATGTCCGATCATCGTGGAGGATTTGAAGCCGCAAGGACAAATGCAGATAGAGATGGTGTGCCAGGAAAATGGGGATGAGTTTCTTGAGATTGCACATGTGGTGAGAGGTCTAGGTTTGAACATTTTGAAAGGAGTCATGGAAACGAGACAGGGAAGGATATGGGCACACTTGATCGTCGAGGCAAAGCCACACATCACTAGGCTTCAACTCTTCTACTCACTTGTTCACCTCTTTCAACAACAAAATCCACCACACTCCTCCTTTGACCACCAAACATGA
- the LOC106314305 gene encoding transcription factor bHLH157-like, with amino-acid sequence MEKHLGNDKDLLGIHSYDFPQKGQLFSELISTSLSNSISCTSLTNVQQEDSYFGLNQSKRRKLESSTISSFFFPQAETLTLLNPPLWIDEDVVGNWKKPQEEGVKKKKRAKAGESRKPRPKDRQMIQDRIKELRGMIPNGAKCSIDTLLDLTIRHMVFMQSIAKYADKLKQPYQPKLVKEKERTWALEVGDDDESVVCPIIVEDLKPQGQMQIEMVCQENGDEFLEIAHVVRGLGLNILKGVMETRQGRIWAHLIVEAKPHITRLQLFYSLVHLFQQQNPRNSFEHQT; translated from the exons ATGGAGAAACACCTCG GAAACGACAAGGATCTTTTGGGGATCCATTCCTATGATTTTCCGCAGAAAGGACAGTTATTCTCTGAGCTCATAAGCACTAGCCTCAGCAACAGCATTAGTTGTACTTCTCTCACAAATGTGCAACAAGAAGATTCTTATTTTGGCCTGAATCAGAGCAAAAGACGGAAACTAGAATCATCAACAATCTCAAGCTTCTTCTTTCCGCAGGCGGAGACACTAACACTTCTTAATCCTCCCCTGTGGATTGATGAAGACGTTGTAGGGAATTGGAAGAAACCTCAAGAAGAAGGAGTGAAGAAGAAGAAAAGAGCAAAGGCAGGAGAAAGCAGGAAACCGAGGCCTAAAGACAGGCAGATGATACAAGACCGTATCAAGGAGCTACGAGGGATGATTCCAAACGGAGCAAAG TGTAGCATTGATACGTTGCTTGATCTGACGATAAGACACATGGTGTTCATGCAAAGCATCGCCAAGTACGCTGACAAACTCAAACAACCATACCAGCCTAAG CTGGTGAAGGAGAAGGAGAGAACATGGGCGTTGGAAGTTGGGGATGATGATGAGTCGGTGGTATGTCCGATCATCGTGGAGGATTTGAAGCCGCAAGGACAAATGCAGATAGAGATGGTGTGCCAGGAAAATGGGGATGAGTTTCTTGAGATTGCACATGTGGTGAGAGGTCTAGGTTTGAACATTTTGAAAGGAGTCATGGAAACGAGACAGGGAAGGATATGGGCACACTTGATCGTCGAGGCAAAGCCACACATCACTAGGCTTCAACTCTTCTACTCACTTGTTCACCTCTTTCAACAACAAAACCCACGAAACTCCTTTGAGCACCAAACATGA
- the LOC106315995 gene encoding transcription factor bHLH157 isoform X3, whose translation MMDMEVKQILKSLCFSYGWSYAVFWRSDPINPMLLRVEEAHNDEQSAALVDDMILQIHVLGQGIVGEAALTGNHQWLFSDTLFQCEHEFQNQFLSGFKSIAIIPVGSSGVVQLGSTQKIVESREMLEETERALQEKHSLKVKDQSVDLDTLFESLIPLVDCEIVPESFQGLSFDDIFIEEDTNPPSFLFDKPASEASSKPSSSDINGDDDSVFDILNSYSLDDLYQLLADDSPEQNCSSEGDQDCSIVIQGNDKDILGIHSYDSGFGAKPPQKGQLFSELISTSLSNSTSCLTNVQQEDSYCGLNQSKRRKLESSTISSFFFPQAETLTLLNPPLWIDEDVAGNWKKPQEEGVKKKKRAKAGESRKPRPKDRQMIQDRIKELRGMIPNGAKCSIDTLLDLTIRHMVFMQSIAKYADKLKQPYFAKLVKEKERTWALEVGDDDESVVCPIIVEDLKPQGQMQIEMVCQENGDEFLEIAHVVRGLGLNILKGVMETRQGRIWAHLIVEAKPHITRLQLFYSLVHLFQQQNPPHSSFDHQT comes from the exons ATGATGGATATGGAGGTTAAGCAGATATTGAAGAGTCTATGTTTCAGCTATGGATGGTCTTATGCTGTCTTTTGGCGCTCTGACCCCATTAACCCCAT GTTACTGAGAGTTGAAGAAGCACACAATGATGAACAATCAGCCGCACTCGTTGATGATATGATTCTTCAGATTCATGTCTTAGGCCAAGG CATCGTGGGGGAAGCTGCTTTAACCGGAAACCACCAATGGCTGTTCTCAGACACACTGTTTCAG TGTGAGCATGAGTTTCAGAATCAGTTTCTATCTGGCTTTAAG AGTATCGCAATCATTCCAGTAGGATCAAGCGGCGTTGTTCAGTTAGGGTCTACTCAAAAG ATTGTTGAGAGCCGAGAGATGTTGGAAGAAACAGAAAGAGCTCTGCAGGAGAAGCATTCTTTGAAAGTAAAGGATCAGTCGGTGGATCTTGATACTTTGTTTGAGTCTCTAATTCCACTGGTAGACTGTGAGATTGTCCCTGAATCTTTTCAAGGACTCAGCTTCGATGACATCTTCATCGAAGAAGACACTAATCCTCCTTCTTTTCTCTTCGATAAACCAGCCTCTGAAGCATCCTCAAAACCTTCTTCTTCAGACATTAATGGAGATGATGATTCTGTGTTCGACATTCTCAACTCTTACTCTTTGGACGATCTGTACCAACTGCTGGCTGATGATTCACCGGAACAGAATTGCTCATCAGAAGGTGATCAGGACTGCTCCATTGTGATCCAAGGAAACGACAAGGACATTTTGGGGATCCATTCCTATGATTCTGGATTTGGTGCAAAGCCTCCGCAGAAAGGACAGTTATTCTCTGAGCTCATAAGCACTAGCCTTAGCAACAGCACTAGTTGTCTCACAAATGTGCAACAAGAAGACTCTTATTGTGGCCTGAATCAGAGCAAAAGACGGAAACTAGAATCATCAACAATCTCAAGCTTCTTCTTTCCGCAGGCAGAGACACTAACACTTCTTAATCCTCCCCTGTGGATTGATGAAGACGTTGCAGGGAATTGGAAGAAACCTCAAGAAGAAGGAGTGAAGAAGAAGAAAAGAGCAAAGGCAGGAGAAAGCAGGAAACCGAGGCCTAAAGACAGGCAGATGATACAAGACCGTATCAAGGAGCTACGAGGGATGATTCCAAATGGAGCAAAG TGTAGCATTGATACGTTGCTTGATCTGACGATAAGACACATGGTGTTCATGCAAAGCATCGCCAAGTACGCTGACAAACTCAAACAACCATACTTTGCCAAG CTGGTGAAGGAGAAGGAGAGAACATGGGCGTTGGAAGTTGGGGATGATGATGAGTCGGTGGTATGTCCGATCATCGTGGAGGATTTGAAGCCGCAAGGACAAATGCAGATAGAGATGGTGTGCCAGGAAAATGGGGATGAGTTTCTTGAGATTGCACATGTGGTGAGAGGTCTAGGTTTGAACATTTTGAAAGGAGTCATGGAAACGAGACAGGGAAGGATATGGGCACACTTGATCGTCGAGGCAAAGCCACAC ATCACTAGGCTTCAACTCTTCTACTCACTTGTTCACCTCTTTCAACAACAAAATCCACCACACTCCTCCTTTGACCACCAAACATGA